From one Sus scrofa isolate TJ Tabasco breed Duroc chromosome 9, Sscrofa11.1, whole genome shotgun sequence genomic stretch:
- the SCN2B gene encoding sodium channel subunit beta-2 isoform X2, translating to MEVTVPTTLNVLNGSDARLSCTFNSCYTVNHKQFSLNWTYQECNNCSEEMFLQFRMKIINLKLERFRDRVEFSGNPSKYDVSVTLRNVQLEDEGTYNCYIMNPPDRHRGHGKIYLQVLMEEPPERDSTVAVIVGASVGGFLAVVILVLMVVKCVRRKKEQKLSTDDLKTEEEGKTDGEGNADDGTK from the exons ATGGAAGTCACAGTACCTACCACCCTCAACGTCCTCAATGGCTCCGATGCCCGTCTGTCCTGCACCTTCAACTCCTGCTACACCGTGAACCACAAGCAGTTCTCCCTGAACTGGACTTACCAGGAGTGTAATAACTGCTCCGAGGAGATG TTCCTCCAGTTCCGCATGAAGATCATTAACCTGAAGTTGGAGCGGTTCCGGGACCGCGTGGAGTTCTCGGGGAACCCCAGCAAGTACGATGTGTCGGTCACACTGAGAAACGTGCAGCTGGAGGACGAGGGCACCTACAACTGCTACATCATGAACCCGCCCGACCGCCACCGCGGCCACGGCAAGATCTACCTGCAGGTCCTCATGGAAG aGCCCCCTGAGCGGGATTCCACGGTGGCGGTGATCGTGGGCGCCTCCGTCGGGGGCTTTCTGGCTGTGGTCATCTTGGTGCTGATGGTAGTCAAGTGcgtgaggaggaaaaaagagcagaaaCTGAGCACGGATGACCTGAAGACGGAGGAGGAGGGCAAGACGGATGGAGAGGGCAACGCGGACGATGGCACCAAGTAA